The Mytilus edulis chromosome 4, xbMytEdul2.2, whole genome shotgun sequence nucleotide sequence TAGGGTTATACAAGCGTTGatagtgcgcacatttttagaatgaagggCTTCCGAAGACCAAATAATAAGGTTGTAAACAACTACATCGCTGTATGGCTTTCAAAATTAGCGAAACCCATACTAcaaagtaagctataaaacaACAACATGCCAAATGTGAGACAATTTATTAGAGAAAACTAGCTACCTATTTAAACAAGAACAACAAGCAATCTGATGGTATTGTAAATGATTGTGCAATACTATTTCCAATACCGGTTGTAAAGGTAACTGTTTTGGTAATTTGAACCGCTTAATTTGGATcagtttaaattaaaatgtttaacagGTTAACAGTGGAATTTCAATTCACAGTTTTTTGGATAATTGACTTGACGTAAACTTCAAACTTTTAGCCGATTTCCAATTCAAAATATGTCTACCTCTATATATTCTTCTATACATTTCTATTGTTTACACttccatttttgaaaattcattttataGGAATCTCGAAGTCTGTGTGTATGGCAAAGTCCATTGAATTTTTCGTGGAAAATGAAAGAGTTTTGTAGTTTAAATGTATCCCAGAACTGTTCCTGgaatttaataattttgtttattatttttcgtTCAGCATTATCatgtaattgttatttaaaattaCATTGCAAAAAAGCAGGAGATAGATTTGCCAAAACGTAGCAAAAATCTTGCTCAGAGGTTATGCTGATTTTCGGACACTTGAAACTCTCGAATTCTTTAAATGTAAAACAGCATGACTGACGATAACTGACGTCTCTAGCGGAGGCAGGCTCACACAGACACACACTGAATCCACCCTTGTTATGTAGGAAAAGCATACAGATTGTAAGCCTTAAAACAGTTTTTATGATTCTTTCTCCTCACTTACCTCTTTAGATTTCCATGGAAAAGGTGTAAATCCTGGCACATTGGTGAAAGAAAGTATTGCTAGTGGCTGTAAGACTTTAAAAAGAATCCAGTCGGACATTTTTTCATCTGCGCGATAATGTAGATTTAAAACAATGACTTGTATAAGTGAAGCTGTCCCGGAAAGGAATAGTGTAAAATTGAAGTAGACAACTGAAATACAAGAGATACAATATAGTACTTGAACTTAAGAGATGCAGTTAAAAATGTATACAAGAATATTTAGACTGATACTCGGATCCCTTAGCTCACTATAAtatatcaaaatcaaacaaatgttgatctgaaacggtcattttgatctgaactaacattttttttttgctttgtgaagaatattacaataaaagattggatgtgaaatacctgtgGTCAATTTTCAGTGTTGCATAGAACagtactgttcagacaattcGCATGCAGTCAATTCATCTATTCGTCTTGAATTCATGCATTGCACATATGAAGTATATGATCGGCATGTCCTTTCTTGTGAAGTATGTATATGATAGATACTCATTATTAAAATGGTTTGTATTTTTCTTCCAAAGCTGTTAAGTAATCTTAAACTGTATTCTATAAAATACAATGGTTACTGATTGGGTATTCATGTAATAGCCAGTTTGATTTCCCTGCCACACACTGATATTTTTCTCTGGTAATAGTCGCCCTTTGGGTAACAAGCTTACAATAACCTCTTACCTTTTGAACATTTTATGTTTATTTCCTGTTAATAAAAcgtttaaatcatttaaaagaacTATATTTTGTTCTACTCAGGGCATATATGGTCATAGCCAGATTGGTACAACTTTTGGTATTTGCTCTCCAACCTCTTTATTGATTaagctttttattttttgtatcagaGCACCACTATGCAATAAGTCGGATATACACCATGAGTCTAGCGCATAAAATTATCAGCCTTacatctttgatgattttttaccCGGACATTAAGGATTAAATGGTAGCTTCACAAAGACTGCAATATGCACACGACCAAACTTATTTCATCTGTGTTTCTATATATGATTTGATATCAAATTTAGTACAGTTGCAGTAAAACACTTTATACGTGTGTTGTCTTTAAAAGCGATCAATTGTAAATTTAAGGGGCAAACATTCCGTGCATATACAGGAGGAGACCAAATCAAACAACaattaaataagttaaaatgGTCGACGGTGATGAAGGACTTTCACTAGAAAATATTTGGTTTTGCAAGAAACATGCAAATATAAAGATTATATCCATTCGCTCTGCATCGAAATAAGGCATACGAAGGGCCTGCATCGACTACATGGCTTCTTAAATAAGAATATTCTTAAAATGAATGATATGAAGTTTTGTGATAGTTACTGGTAAAAAAGAACAACAAATGTGTAAAAATTGTCGATTAAGAGAAATAACTCCTACACAGAGTCGTTTGATATAGGACATGTGTATACAAATTTTATGGTACAACTAGTCTTGCTCATCAATTTTGTATAACAGTGTTTCTGGAACACACAAATTGATAAATAGATCGTATTTGAACGACAATTAGTCCTATAAGCGGGTAGTAATGGgagtaccttcatgacgaataacggtaaaaattcttgctAAATGACATTaacggtaatttttggtgcatgacgataaaatgttgCATAAAATGCAACAcattcttttagacgataaaaaaaatcgactgattttgacgcatcactttgatttttttccaaatatgacgttaacgataattatttgagacctctgacgaatcgcgataaggatattttgacgaatcacggtaatATTTTAAgcaatttgacgctaacggtaaccgaaaatgaccgtttgacgcctgacggtaCTACCCTCATATAAGaaatcaactgacaattttgTATCTTCGAAATTATACTTATAGAGCTTGTCCTGATGATCATTACAGTTTCTCTCTTTCGACTATAGTTtccgataaaaaaaattaacaaaaaaaacccGGTTTATTCTGAACATGTCAGATTTTCGTTATCTATATTGGGATTTATGGTAATTGACAATACTTTTGTTCTAATTTTAGTTTGGTGGCCTCGTTAGTTGGTAGGAGGGGTTGTGaaggacatttttttaaactagaaatcCAAAAGATGATTTTGCTTTATAGTAAAGTTTTATTTCACCAAGCCTTGtaatttttttggtaaaagttaacagacgaaaACAAACGAAGAACGCCAAGTGATAAGGAAAGCTCACATTACCCTTTGGATCCTGTAAGCTAAATAGGCTTATCGTGTTGTTAAAAGTCAAATACATAATGCATTTCATACAGGCCATAAATGTACGTAAATTGTGTACCAACTTACCAATCCATGGTGTACTGTCAGATGATGGTGGTAGTTTATCTGCCACGAGTAACTGGAACACTGATATTGCTAACATGACTGTCAATTCTAGAGCAACTTTTTCTCCACAGTCAACGGGAAGGAAAAACCCAAGAATAGAGATACATGTGATAAAAAAGGAAggtatcaaaatatttgtaacgTAATAATCTGGCTTTCTCTCGATGAAGATGCTGAATGTAACATCTGGATATGAATACGGAATAGATTTATAATACGACACACATCTATGAGCAGGTCCCTTTTTTATTATCCATTCTACATTTTCTAATAAATTACTTAAGTCGGCGGCCATGGCGTTTGATGTGATATTCAGATGAAATCCGTGATATGACCAGGAACTAAATTTAAGTGAACAAACTTGCGTATCAAATGGGAAATTGGTAACGTCGACAGGACACAATACTTCTACGGTTGATGGAAAATTATATTTAACCAGTCCATCTGAATAAATCGCAACTGGGTAATCCTTCAGTCCGTAAAATTCATCAGAGACCCTGCAATGAcgttaaatacatttgtaaaatatttttttttatgatatatatagtttGATCATAATTTTGGAAAACTGGAGAGTCAGATAACCGTTGTTCATAAAAAGATTGCAAATATATCTTTTTCCTCAAACATTTTGATTGGAATTTGTCCCTAATAGAAATTCTGGCCGATGTCAGTAATTAATTTCCGAAAAATAGTTTTCATGTATTTGGAGAATTTGGTGTTGATTGCAGATCTTCACTGTTTACTGTTAAAAATGTCTACAACTTTTTTTGACTTTATGTTTAGAGCTTGCTCTATTATAAAGACACCtctctattgttgaagactgaatgtttCCCTCTAGatttagtttgttttttgttgtctaTGTATTGCAATCTCCATTGCGTATACCCCAcataatctttatatatataaatgttgtgtacaagatgtaagtgtGAACAAAGTTATAATTTGAACAGTGTGTTTGTACAAATTATCATACTTGTTGGCACACAATTCATTCATCATGTTAATATTAAGTTTATATTCAGCACTGTCCTCATAGTCATATAACATTCTATATTTATATTGCATCAATACCAGATTATATTTccacaaaatattttattgttctgATATAGACTTTGTCTCAGAGTTCTATTCTATTAAGAGTTTCAGAAAAACTGATAGTAAAAAACTTCTATTTAATCATAATGTGTACTTCATAACAATTTGTACACAACACGTATGTATATGACAAATATATGTGATCTTACAAATTACAATGGAATTGCAATCTAGTTTCTCTTTGCGTAAGAAGATAACACTGtttgttcaattttattttttagaactaATTGTGAACTGTATACCTTTCATATAACGCTATATCAGGAATCCATAATCTGGAATAAGGCACACGAAGAGAGGTGATACCTGCAAATTCATTTGGATCCCAGGTTAGTTGACAATCCCTCCAACCCTAAAAGACAACAGTAACAACACATAAACAGCTTCACTTAAGGTATACAGTGATACTAAGAATATACAATAGGTATGTAAAACTTTATTATTAAAGATTATCAAGATATATCCCACTGCTAGTTTCGAGATGGTTTGATAgaaataactcatcatagattaaaattttatacgccagacgaaCGTTTtgcctacaaaagactcatcagtaacgctcgaagcTTAAAAGTTAAACAGGTCAACTTACtacagtacgaagttgaagagcattgagaaccaaagaTTCCGAAAGGTTCCCGAAAAGTAAATAAAGCTAACTAAAGTTAATCTTTTCCTAGGATAGAACatccttagtgtttcgaaaacTTTGAAACTtctgtaaacagttaatttataattatgatcatatcaatgataatgcatgtcaacaccgaagtgctgaacATTTACTGTATAGTTTACGGATAACTGAAAACACAGTTAGCTCTTGAAACCTATTTGCTTCGACTAATGAAAGTCGAATCTGAATACAACTAgacatcattgagatgggagccatctctgtgggccccgatGTGAATAACGTGTGgtaaaaaaattgtatctttaccataggacatggggttgtcaactgaaaccaaagtttttgaccttgacctttgacctaggaagttgtacttACAtaatgacacaccctctggtgttgtttaatatacatgtcatgtataaactttgaaatcataacggttctcaagacatagagcggacacgatctttaccataggacatggggttgtcaattggaaccaaagtttttgaccttgacccttgacctaggaagttgtacatacattatgacacaccctctggcgttggttaatatacatgtcaagtataaagtatgaaattataatggttctctagatatagagcggacacaatttgtgacatacggacggacggacagactggtCACTATAGGGCGACACGCCATTCGGCGGGACCCCAATTAAAATGTCAAATACGAATACCTGCTGATTTCCTTCAATTATTTAATCAAACGAGGAAAGCCACTGTACAGTTTTCAAAACAGATATAGACAAGAGTAGACTAAATATTTAAATGCACAATTCGGGATATACAtgattattataatttatatttcaaatcatttcGCAAAAACTCCATCACCTATAAATGACAAATATGGTGTCTTTGTGCCTTGCATAAGCAGCTGATGTTCATTCTtgtcaattttcttaaaatttctttTGCTTTTAAAATTCTGAATTTTCGTTATGTTTTTGCACATTCATGTATACCAAGTTTAAGTTTACCTGTAGGATTAAATCCAAAAAGGCACTTCGGACGCACGAAAtgtattaaatgttatttttgtttattaaactgGGTCGATAAATTGTGAACTGAGGTTCCAACTCCCTCAGCCAAAGTCGACTTATTttgaatatatgtaaaaataattagatgtggtatcattgccaaagagacaactttccaccagagatcaaatgacgTTAGTAACTATAGGTTACCATACGGCTTTCAACGATGCGCAAAACCCACACAACAAAGCAAACTAGCAACATCACGAagtaacaaatgtaaaaaattcaaacgagaaaactatcggtctgatttatgtacaaaacaataaaacaaaaaaatatgataaacagcaacaaacgaccgAAATACAGTATTCTGACTTATGACAACACATTAATAatctgacagggttaaacatgtttagaagCTGCCTAACAATCCCCTAAACTGAGACAGTGGTGTCACAgcacaacacaagaacaaactaCAAAACAACAAATGGGTCGATACCAATGCAGGTAGGCTTTAAGTCCACGAGGGTATCGTTAACTAGCAATGGGTCGCTACCACTGAAGGAGGCTTTaggtcccc carries:
- the LOC139518945 gene encoding neuronal acetylcholine receptor subunit alpha-10-like, which codes for MNIWMRLGWRDCQLTWDPNEFAGITSLRVPYSRLWIPDIALYERVSDEFYGLKDYPVAIYSDGLVKYNFPSTVEVLCPVDVTNFPFDTQVCSLKFSSWSYHGFHLNITSNAMAADLSNLLENVEWIIKKGPAHRCVSYYKSIPYSYPDVTFSIFIERKPDYYVTNILIPSFFITCISILGFFLPVDCGEKVALELTVMLAISVFQLLVADKLPPSSDSTPWIVVYFNFTLFLSGTASLIQVIVLNLHYRADEKMSDWILFKVLQPLAILSFTNVPGFTPFPWKSKEDDNIENNRITSLEDPQLWILLAKCVDRLGLVVFVLVFLIGTVSMLTAVTTC